A region from the Terriglobales bacterium genome encodes:
- the nadD gene encoding nicotinate-nucleotide adenylyltransferase, whose protein sequence is MNIGLFGGTFDPIHRGHVVVARAAAERFALKQVHFVPASKPPHKSVARTPYLHRFAMLALALQKEKDFIPSLLEAPDGSERPSYTLDTVKRAQQELGRAAKLYLIIGIDAFQEIAVWHKASELLRTVEFIVASRPGFSLGDAAAALPKELQPPKSVLKTFAKGTGSGDLVLDRGRVHLHLLPEVEAPFSSTAVRAAVAGKRSLARFVTPEVAEYIRKQHLYRGGK, encoded by the coding sequence ATGAACATCGGCCTGTTCGGCGGGACGTTCGACCCCATCCATCGCGGGCACGTGGTGGTGGCGCGTGCGGCGGCGGAGCGGTTCGCGCTCAAGCAGGTGCATTTCGTGCCGGCGTCGAAGCCGCCGCACAAGTCGGTGGCGCGCACGCCCTACCTGCACCGCTTCGCGATGCTGGCGCTCGCGCTGCAGAAAGAGAAAGACTTCATCCCATCGTTGTTAGAAGCGCCGGACGGCTCGGAGCGCCCGTCGTACACGCTGGACACGGTGAAGCGCGCGCAGCAGGAGCTGGGACGCGCGGCGAAGCTCTACCTCATCATCGGCATCGACGCTTTCCAGGAGATCGCCGTCTGGCACAAGGCGAGCGAGCTGCTGCGGACGGTGGAGTTCATCGTGGCGAGCCGGCCGGGGTTCTCGCTGGGCGACGCGGCGGCGGCGCTGCCCAAGGAGCTGCAGCCGCCGAAGTCCGTGCTGAAGACGTTCGCGAAGGGCACGGGGTCGGGGGACCTGGTGCTGGACCGCGGGCGGGTGCACCTGCACCTGCTGCCGGAGGTGGAGGCGCCGTTCTCGTCGACGGCGGTGCGGGCGGCGGTGGCGGGCAAGCGGTCGCTGGCGCGATTCGTCACGCCGGAGGTGGCCGAGTACATCCGGAAGCAGCATCTATATCGGGGAGGCAAGTAG
- the rsfS gene encoding ribosome silencing factor, with translation MKTPTTRQQVLTALAACQDKKAEEIAILEMDKASSAFTDYFVICSGTNPRQIQAIADEVETRLERYGMRPTHVEGYQRADWVLLDYVDFVVHVFSPQTRSFYDLERLWKSAKKLSAAELAAPRKKKAEKPAQRKARAGSKASSRTRWPRRP, from the coding sequence ATGAAGACCCCCACGACGCGCCAGCAAGTCCTTACCGCCCTCGCTGCCTGCCAGGACAAGAAAGCCGAAGAGATCGCCATCCTCGAGATGGACAAGGCGTCGTCGGCGTTCACCGACTACTTCGTGATCTGCTCGGGGACGAACCCGCGGCAGATCCAGGCCATCGCCGACGAGGTGGAGACCCGGCTGGAACGGTACGGCATGCGGCCGACGCACGTGGAGGGCTACCAGCGGGCCGACTGGGTGCTGCTGGATTACGTGGACTTCGTGGTGCACGTGTTCTCGCCGCAGACGCGCAGCTTCTACGACCTGGAGCGGCTGTGGAAGAGCGCGAAGAAGCTGTCGGCGGCGGAGCTGGCCGCGCCGCGGAAGAAGAAGGCGGAGAAGCCGGCCCAGCGCAAGGCGCGCGCGGGGTCGAAGGCGTCGAGCCGGACGCGGTGGCCGCGGCGCCCGCA